The following are from one region of the Methanobrevibacter sp. genome:
- the hemC gene encoding hydroxymethylbilane synthase encodes MIVGTRGSKLALVQTDYIRSCLYNITGEEVEKNIIKTKGDKITNSQLYNMDSKGLFTRELDNALLEEEVDFAVHSLKDVPTELNEDLEIVAVPPRESPNEVLISNYSWSELEEGSTLGTSSLRREAFCKLHDKDFELKPIRGNVETRIKKVMDGEVDATIMAEAGLNRLGLQKYIKTKFPTDYIMPAAGQGALAVITRKDSEFKETIAKLNHYFSFQEVLAEKTILEEIGVGCQWPIGAIAGIKNNQLELNSILLDKNGEILYKDKISGSIREAEDMGRKIGHNMLEFL; translated from the coding sequence ATGATTGTTGGAACTAGAGGAAGCAAACTTGCACTTGTACAGACAGACTACATCAGAAGCTGTCTATACAATATCACTGGAGAAGAAGTGGAAAAGAATATTATAAAGACCAAGGGAGACAAGATAACAAACTCCCAGTTATATAATATGGATTCCAAAGGACTTTTTACAAGGGAACTTGACAATGCACTTCTTGAAGAGGAAGTGGACTTTGCAGTGCACAGCCTAAAGGATGTGCCAACCGAATTGAACGAAGATCTTGAGATTGTTGCAGTTCCTCCAAGGGAAAGTCCAAATGAAGTGCTCATTTCAAACTACAGCTGGAGCGAGCTTGAGGAAGGCTCAACACTTGGAACAAGCAGCTTAAGAAGGGAAGCATTCTGCAAGCTCCATGACAAGGACTTCGAACTGAAGCCAATCAGAGGAAATGTGGAAACAAGAATCAAGAAGGTCATGGATGGAGAAGTGGATGCGACAATCATGGCAGAGGCCGGCTTGAACAGATTAGGCCTGCAGAAATACATAAAAACCAAATTTCCAACAGATTACATAATGCCTGCGGCAGGCCAAGGGGCTTTGGCAGTAATTACAAGAAAAGACAGTGAATTCAAGGAAACAATCGCCAAATTGAACCACTATTTCTCATTCCAGGAGGTCTTGGCTGAAAAGACCATACTTGAAGAGATAGGAGTTGGCTGCCAATGGCCTATTGGAGCAATAGCTGGAATAAAGAACAATCAGCTGGAGCTTAATTCCATATTGCTTGATAAGAATGGGGAGATCCTATATAAGGATAAAATCAGCGGAAGCATTAGGGAAGCTGAAGATATGGGAAGGAAAATCGGCCATAACATGCTTGAATTCCTTTAA